The Vigna unguiculata cultivar IT97K-499-35 chromosome 1, ASM411807v1, whole genome shotgun sequence nucleotide sequence GCTCTCATTGGTTTATAGCTATAATgttgtttcaaaattttgggaGATAACATGTGATTTAAGTAATCAAGGATTCAATAATTGTTAGCAAGTAGAAAGTTGTATGGATAAACTTGTTGGGTGGATGGGGTAGTTGAAACAAAGTTCAATGATAATATTGAAAAGGTGAAATAAGATATTCACTTTTTTATGCTAAACAGGATATTCGTATCTTGTGACAAAAGTTATCATATGCATGCATGTCTAAACTGCATTTTATGTAAATTATCATTTGGTATATGGGTTAGTGTTAATTAAGAGCAATGACAATAACACAAAGTGTAGTATCACCATTATCTAAGTATTCAAGAGGTGTTgcttaaataaaatttcttcgatctcttttctttttcattgtcACTCAAAGGTGACGTAGTTGTTGCATAATACTTTCAACCTTAAGGTGAATTGAAAAACAACTAAACAAGTGCAGAAAAACTATCTTCAATGACTTCCCTAAGTCCTGCAAAATGACGAAAATCTAAACCCAAAACATCCATTCATTCATGGAGCTTTTAGGGGGCAACTAAATGTGAATGAAACAAGGAAGGCCTTTCTTCGACTTATACaatagtgtatttttaatgttcagcaGAAAATAATATCGAAAAAACCTAACAAAAAAATCTGGACTCACGAGGGTAAAGCTAGACATAGTCTCACCATTCCTTTGGAATTAGTACCGCTCCATTGAGCTGCAGAAGGAGAAGTGTTCTTGACAAACTTTTGCATGGAAAAAGAATAGTGAAAGTGTTAGGACATGTTATTGAgggaaaagaacaaaacaacaaaTGAAACTGAGCTTCCCAACCTTGAAAGCAGATTTAGTGCTTGCTTTCTCCATGATTAACTAAGTGGGATGAGTAGTGTGTAGCCGTTTATGAACTCAGAGGACTATATAAAGAGTGGAAAAGGAGTTTGGAGGTTGGTAACTgtctgaaaattttattttctgttgCTACATCACCAACATGCTCTAGGATTTGCATGTTTTCTTGTACCAAACTTTCTGATTAAACCTCCCTCTCAGGCATATATTTGTCAAAACTTGCCATGTTCCTTAAAATTTCCACTTGGCTTAAGTCAGGGATAATCCCTGCTTCACATTAATCAATCTTAAGTTTAACAAGTATGTATGTTTTGATCATGTTGAGAGCTCTGAGGTGTCTGTTACTTAATTGGAAAAATACGTCCTTTCATTATATAGTTGTTAGTGTCACTTTAGTTATGTAATGTTGAATACCGAAAAAGCATAGTTTAGGATTTGCATGTTTAAACTAGAGTAACTTCATCGGTATTTGTTACTTGTGATAAACTTATTGAGTTATAGATTCTATGAAgttatttgtaattttagtttaacCTAAATTTAGACTTATGAATGTGTGTAACATGTTTCATGTTTAGAGTTGTACACAAGACATTTAAAGTAAGAATGTAGATGTGATTGAGTGAGGTACACACGAATTGAGTCACTTTATTTAGTGCAGGGAGAGTTTTGAAAGAGGAAAAAGTGATGATAAAAAGGTTTGTTAATAGCACCTTTTCAAATGTTTCTTGTTGAAGCCGTAAGGTCAAACCAACCTAAGACACACTCCTTTCACACACCCTTCTATCTAAGCTTTGCCTCACTTTCACATTTCTTCTCTATCACTTAATCCTTCATGCTACCATCATCTGAATCTTATAGTCTATCACTTCTATGCCACCAAATATATGCTTTCATATCCATTGTTTCTTTAGTTGTGTGAATAATTTGTGGATTTACAGTCTAAAGAAATTTGTTAACTTTAGAGTAATTAGTATTGATGATGTATAGAAAGAAGTTAAGCTCCGgttaactttttgtttttttctagtTTGATTTCTCTGTTAAGTTTTGTTGTATTGTTCTTGTTAAGCAATAAAAACATACCGATTGGAACAATATGTATTGTGAAGGTACGGCAAaagaataataaagaaaaaatagtagaGAATCCaaacttattttttcttctccacgtgaatttttgaaaaatgtacttaatagcagttttaatttaaaatataaacatgatATTTGTACAAAGATTAAAATAGTAGTTACCATTTCAAGAAGTTTAATGCGTTATGCTGTTTAAACGTTCCATAATTATAGAAACGTTAATTAAATGCACTAAAATAAAGCAAAGGTTAGTGCTTCGGAAGAAGAAAACTAATCAGATGGTTGAAAATGACAAAACGACAAAAATAGACAATTATTTATACGttgaaattattaatgttaaattCTGCTGTTGTGATATTGTCGATGGTTAATTAACGTTCGGAGAACTTGAGTTACACTCTATAtctttttaatgaataaatccCCGTGTGACTCAGATTCAATGAACAAATGTCAATTGATGTGCATTATTATTCTCTCTTAACTTGTATAAATAAATCTTTGATTGGGTAGACATCATGATGGATCAATATTGTACAATAGCATTCGCAGTCTTTTCAATTCCTGTTATGCTTTTCAATGCTTTGTCGTTAATCTAAGTTTTGCATTTCTATTTCGTCTGCTTTTGAAAACTTGTTCACAAGTACGTGACCACACACATAAATTGTCATATCTTTCATTATGTCActttaatgaaatataattgtctgtgtagattatatatatatatatatatatatatatatatatatatatatatatatatatatatatatatatatatatatatatatatatatatatatatatatatatatatatatattatttttctgtaCTAACAAAGTCGTCTATATATTTTATGACAATATATGATTTAACaataatgtaaattatattatcatcaaattttattatattatttctatgTACTTTTATTCctataattattagtaaaaaaaggTGCTtaagtatattatattatatgttattaaaAACTGTAGAAACTATTCACGaagtagagttgtcaaaacgggtaatccGGCTCGATCAATCatgggttgatgatttagtgagccaactcAATCCAGCTCACTTTTTAGtaaagtcaaaaaaattcgaacccggcCCGATCCATTACGAGTTGGCGGGTTAaatgggttggctcacgggttcacttaattaaaaagaaaattatttttttattttttttcagtcaaaactaaattgtaattctaattaaaatctaaataaactttaatacaatccaaatacaaacaaaaattaaaaaaatacaaattatttatgtgccggataaaaaaataacttaacatGACCTAAATGTAAAgctcaacttaataaaaaaataaaaacacttgtgtgacccttttatctatgggttggtgagtcaacccaGCTCACCACAGGTTTAACCCGAATGAACCGGGTTCTAAATgagtcgggtcaaaaatcaacctgtattgaaatttgtaaaaaaatttcaacccaacccgacccgaATCCGTGATGAACCAGGTTAGCTCGGGGGTTTCAACCCATTTTAACAACTCTAATACATACGAAGTTACTTACGGATAATTCTTTTAGAggaaataatcaaattttgtcaaaCACAATATATACTACTAGGAGCTAAGCAACGGCTAATTTCCTATGTCCATCAAATTagtaagaaaagagaaagaaataaaaaataaataaaaatgattgagAAAAGGATATTAcggaacaaaaaaattaaagatggGATCTCTCGTATTTTAAGATCCTTTATGGAATTAAATCagggttaaatatataaatatatatatatatatatatatatatatattccttaacttttttgctaaaaattagatttagttcatgtttaaaaaatttatttaatttagtctctaaACTGTAAAAGTATGTGTATTCAgtctttataattaaattttataaaactttgtTGTTAAacttatttgatgttttatgatttaatatttgaattgtttaaatttgaattgtttaaactgtttaataaattttcaccTGAATGTTAACTAataaatgtgtttaaaatgtcaaataaatttaataaaatctgGATAAAAAAACTGAGTCCAtcgttaaaaaaactaaatacacATATTTCTAAAACTAAGGACCTAAATCGAGTCAAAATATCAAAtagaaactaattataatttttagtgaGAGTTAATAGacaaaaaatatagttaatttaaatcatattttaaaatcctttcTTGAATTAAATCAGGAATGGTTGAAACCCGTAAAAACTTACAAAATAccctaaaaagttattttatattatcattatatagaGTATtctgtgtgtgtatatatatatttgaaggtTAAGTGTTATCCGATGGGTGGAggaaattgattttgatttcCAGGAGAGGAGAAGGAAagggatgaaaggttgttgagAGCAAGTTTTCAAATGTTTCTTCTTGAAGGCGTCAACGGGGCGAAAGGAAGAATAAGAATGGAGTTTGGTTATGTGAAGGTGAAGGGTAAGCACAATGTCATCCAATTCGTTAGGTTTGTGAATGGAAAATCAACCTACTACAAGACACCACCCAATAACATCCTTGCACTTCAAGCTTCCCATCATAATATCAAATCACACTTTAACTGTGGAAAACACATTAATGTAACTGAACATGAGGACAAAGTCTCAACTACCATTCACACACTCCACTGCCACATCAAGGAATCTGCACCACAGATATCTATCTCCACACTAactatttcaaatttcataaatcaTAAATCTTATTACcatacaatattatatatatttatccgGAAAAAACACATCACcaataagaaaagtaaaaagaatgttaccatttttattttcgAAAATCACCTTTCCAAAATTGGAGAAACAATTAtgacaatttttgaaaaacaatcAGATAATAACattatgtaaaaatttatataacacATAAATTATTCTCTCTTGTCTTTTAATCTCAAATGCATTAACAttctctaaaataaaaatttaatttaaaacttacaatactgtaaaacaaaaaatgagaaaagtcaaatacaaatttaaaatatctttaaaaaataaaaaatattataaacttagaatctattatataattactaatattcattttttaacttattttaatataaaacttttcattcacttaacaaaatatatatatatatatatatatatatatatatatatatatatatattcaactttgaaattaattcaatcttataagttttcttttattatcgtATATGTATATCTTAAATATAGATTAAATGTTTATAGTGTTTAATAATAAGTTATACGAtagttaaattaataataaattttattaaatttttcaaataatttttatataaatttaagaattgaatttaaacttaattcaacCTTAAAATTTAGACTTATAAAATGAATTTCAcatcatttatataatataaatttgtctaaTATGTTTACATAGTATAATTGAAGTTTTATGTGAGAGTTAATCTgataatgaatatatattaaGTGCATCAATACAGAAAAGTATGAAATGTGGTTGGTTGATAAGTGAGAGTGAGTAGTTGTTATAATCCAATAAGGTCAATACAATACACATATTTGGCTTGTTAGTTTGTTGGTCTTTCACATCTTGCgtcatatatatatagtgaAGAATTAATAGTTAATGGTTGAACTGAAAGCATGCAAAGATGATTAGTAATCGttcaaaatgtgtttgaaaattttgttttactcttttttatattttatttgagaaaCATGACGCCAGTGCTTTATTCTCACACGCAGACGCAGTTGTCATGTTTTGGTGGAGTGAGGCATGCCTAGCTGTAAAGTTCATcaccttctcttcttttattgaAAGGGTGTTAGGGAAAAACAAAGGAATGAGAGAAAGAAGCGAAGCTACCGTCCACTAGTTATCAATAGTTTAGTCTACTCCATAAAATTGACTTATATCTCTTTcaagtttgttaaaattaagAATGTAAAAGTGAACAAATCTGACTCACATGTTGATCACGcgttaagttaaaaaaaaagttaatttaatccagtttattttttgtgagtcaaaaatGTTGTGGTTCGGTCCAACCCACAATAAATTAGTGGGTTAGAGGGTTAGTGTGTTGACTCACGATctctttcataatttattttatatatttattatattacaatgagagtgaattgatttaatttagtttttataataatagaatcaaaatatttatctaattcaccaaatattattataaagataatagttaaagattaaagtatgaACGTATATAAtttgacaaacaaattaattaagcaTTCAAACTATTTAAGTATTCTTGAGCAAcatagtatttaaaaatatgaaattgtgaacctatataattagaaatagtaaataattataacaaaaaaaaatttaaaaaatgtaaaaaaatgttgatggGTTAAGTGAGTCAACCTACCTTCAATCCAGCTCGATCGAACTCATTTAACCCGCGGGTTAAGTGAGTCAGATtcagttcaacccactttttaacaaaaaaaaaacttattttttctcACTCCAACCTAACTCGAACATGTGGTGAACCGGATTGACTCACGAGCtgaaactcattttaacatCTCTAGTTAGAATTATGatattcatttaatataatgaaatatataatgtatttatttttaatatgtataaacaCATATTAGAATATTTgaaactatatttattattgtgtCTTCAACTTATAAAAGATgaatatcataataaataacaattatataaaaaataaaaaataactataattaatgtttaattgaaattaattagatatttgtgaGTGTTTCAATAAAGGGATGACATGATAAGTgaacacatttttaattaaaaattgagtttaaacttaaataatactTTCATAAAACTGATTACAAGATGGGTATTATCGTgacttaaataatataaattgatttttatttttaatcaacaCAATATCTTTACTGCTTTATCTGGaaaataagtattattttaataataacttaGTTTTATGATATGTATATAAAaggttattttataatattttagctGTTTTTCTGggaaaaaatgtttataattttacgGTTGTTAGTagttaaaattcataaatttcttTGACAAATAAAACCTTTTTgtgaatttgataatttttagttcattactattttttaatatttttttaacgtcatacatactattttttttaagaagctaaattttattatattaaaaaataatcctAATATCCGTTTTCAACAAATTTAccaaaaatagtaataaaataaaacaaaaaattatccTAATTAAACTATTGGTTGTCATTAACTTCtattttttactaaataataaaaccaatcgttaaaaaaaaaactgttgtTTGTTGTATTTGTCCTTAACGAaaggaaagaaaggaaaaagtaaaaataaaaaacactgaATTGTTATACTAAGTAATTGGTAAGTCCACAGGTTACATGTCATAATGAAATTCTCTTACCATAACACGTTTCATTTTCATGTAAGTCTTACaatacaaattaatttcaaCGCACTTGTTTTTATATTCAATCACTCACAATTATTTCTATTCCtttgtaaaacaaatttatattgtaAGAGGTTAAGCATGATGTACTCACTCAGATTCAAAAGGCATGATACAATTATAATGTAATAAGTTTGGCATTCACGATTAACATTTCCAAACGtatataaattgtatattttctcaataaaaaaaggataaaattgaaattttcaaatatataaggGTGCaagaataaattatgaaaattaggAAGAAGATggagttttctttttttgttagatcTATATTGATGATATATTTTCACGGATTGAAGTAGAACTTACAAAAAGGTAACGATTTAAAAAGTGGAACTTAAAACCAATGATTCAGATATAAGtatttaaattaacttaatgtttattaaaataaatttacagcAAAGAACCCATTAGAACCAGTAAAGATATTAAAACGGGGAACAGCATATTAAAAATACTGCACTTCAATGTTATCCTAAtacaaagagagagaaaagagattTTTCTTGCTGcagaaactaaacaaaattttacCGCTGTATTAATGAAACTCTATATTTAATCATAAcattgatataaataaataaaaaagtaaataccaTCATCTCCTTCGTTATAAAATAGTaaactaacaaaaaatgtttatattatgTGTTATGATCAaagcagttttttttttcctcttgtaAACCTAGCTAAcatgtaatattaataatataataaagcaAAATTGCCACTGTTCATGAAAGTCGACAATTGTTACTTATATCTATAGTTTGATTACATGGTTTGTTGAATTGAAAATAGATTAATTGACAtggtttataatattttctttaaacaaGTCTTATTATTTAACTTAAACTTGAACtcaagtttattttaaaaaattgccGAGTCTTATTATTTAACTAGTCATAAATTCATAATAACGATTTTGTGGTTTTAAATAAGTATTAACTAATAGTTAAGAGTTTTGTTTCTAGCACTcttcaacaaaataattattttagaacaTTTTCCAAAAGAAACAAACTCTATAAACTATCATCTATAAATAATTGAGttttataaaagcataaaataaatgCCTCATTAGAGTTACACCAAAACTCAAACCTACCTAGTTTCCATTGACGATACACGTTATTGTAACATACCTTTTTGCCAACATGAATTTCAATAACTTTTAAAGCAGAATAATTCATCTAAATGACTAACTTTGGAGGTACTCCAAATACTGTTTTAACTCAAGCTCCAGATAATTAGCATAATTCACGATGTCATGGTATTGTACCTTGAACCTTCAAAACTTGATCACAAGGTTACCTAATAGTTCTATTGAAGCTCCAAATATTCAAGAACTTGGCAAGTATAAAGAAGGGGCAGCATTCTTTATGtgtgaataaaaaatgaatttcaatcTTTTATGTCGGTCACCATAAGTAACGAAAACTCAAGCTTCATCAATGTGCTCTAAATCTTTGTACTTTGAAATGGAAGGagcttttattttaatttgacgTGAACATTCAAGTTGGTCTTATTCCTCAGAAACCTTGAAGAAGGTATATGATAACATAATGTTATTGATACCATTCATTTTAGGATCCGTCTCAAATTCCGGGTCAATATAAAAGAATACCTACATTGTCCAAGCAGCATAGTGTTTAGATGTAACTGCATTATGCAGAAATTGGAGTTCAGTTCAAAAACACTTACAGGCATGTCAATCTGCTCTCCAGGTAGAAGTCGCTGCTCCTCAAAGCAGAAgcattgtattttattgaaGTACACTGCAGCctgaatataagaaaatttataatcgacattttttttaaaacactaTTTTGGAGGGCAAGGAAGGAGAGAAAAGGGAAGAAACGAAAATAACAACATTCTTCAATAAGTAAAGCAGAAAAAAGATCTAAAAAAAGACTTGCAACAGGAAGACTTCAAAACTGGTATTATTAAGTTCTTAGCCATATGCCAAGGTTTTAATCATAGTGATAGTCATATTATGAACTTCCAAAATTCTGAAGAATGCAGAGTTCACGGACATCCTTTGTTATGAATAAAACAGGGTATTCATCAGTAGTTAGTACCTTCATTGGAGTGACATTATACGTAGAAACACCTGTTATTGGAGTAGAACTTTTGTTTTCTGCAGTATAAAATGCGAGGGCACTTTCACCAGGCTTGACCCTAACCTGGTACAATAAATGAACAATGCCACATTtaagttcttatttttttcattctccgATTCCCTGAGTGTTCCAGGGGATGTGTACTATAATAGCcaacttttttaaaatgacATGAAACACTATCAAGCAGTCAAACGCAGTAAATGTGAAAGTGTTTAAGTAAGCATACAGCTAgatttagatttaaaaatacCATTTGTACCCCAAATATTTAAACTATGATAACCTGGCTTTTCAAACAAAAGCTCAGACTTTAACTTGACTTCGTTATTGGTAGTTCTTGAGTTGCTATTCTTAAATTATATggactaatataaataaaactaacagCTCCAGGAAATAACATTAAGCGCAACCTTAAACAATACTTTCACATGCAAGTAAATAAATCCTGTATGATGCaaagcaatatttttttttgtaaggtGCAAGAAGATAAGTTATATTGACCTCTCTCTGGGCGggaataaacttccattgcatCCCATCAGCAACATCAGCATTGAACTGCACCACAATTTCcctgaacaaataaaaaaaatttcagcTATGACTGCAAAAAAGCTAGCTTTCAAAGCACCACTCCCTAAATGAGGTTTATTGAATAATTCCTCATAAGTATATCTCTTATTGAACCATTACATAATATTTCACACGACATATCAAAAGAACAGTAGAAGTAtattaggaatccaagtgtgagtctaagtcccacattgaccataTCAAGACAAAGTACTACTGTTGATGGTACAAAATAGGCAAGTCCTAAGGAGAAATCTTCAGGTACAGCATAGAGCTGAACCTGAATAAATATCTATTTATGTTAATGTTAACCTTCTTTTGCTTAGTTTTTGTCTAAGTGCTATCTTATACATATTCCCAGTATAAATGAAGGAATACAAAGCAGCTCAAATAATTTGAACCACCATCTTCGGAACGGTGAAATGatgattctttttcttttaaaactgCTGGGGAATTCAACAGCTATTTCTAATAAACATGAACCTGGACAAAAAACTAATCCTATGATGACTGATGGTAAAATGGCAAAATccaataagaaaaaataatacctTGTGGAGACTGTATTATTGCTATCATGTCGAGCAATCTTTTCTTCAACTGTCTGTAAAAAATGTGGAATTTCATaattatcctttaaaataagaaaaattgccaagttttgatgaaaaataaaaaggccATTGAAAACCAACACAGACACACCTCACGCCGGGTGACAGTTCCCCCATAGCCAGTGGCTTGGCAGAATCTTCTGTACAGGGGAACAGCAGCATACGTGCAGCCAACCATAGCAAAAACTAAGCCCGTCAAGTATAAAAGCATCTTTTGTGATTTCTTCTCTTTGGATGCATGAGATGAGAAGTGTCGGAAACCAGGCATGGAACATGACTTTCCAACATTCTGTGAAGCAAAAGCTGAAGACCGGTAACTCGGATGGAACAATTCTTGGTTAAACTTTGATGCTCGAATATTACAAGAGAAATTGTGTTGGAAGCTGGTATTAGCATTAATGAAC carries:
- the LOC114190834 gene encoding cytochrome c oxidase assembly protein COX11, mitochondrial isoform X1 → MIWSTLSRRTHLLPYLRALQSNSLESRCLSILSKGSSYRFINANTSFQHNFSCNIRASKFNQELFHPSYRSSAFASQNVGKSCSMPGFRHFSSHASKEKKSQKMLLYLTGLVFAMVGCTYAAVPLYRRFCQATGYGGTVTRRETVEEKIARHDSNNTVSTREIVVQFNADVADGMQWKFIPAQREVRVKPGESALAFYTAENKSSTPITGVSTYNVTPMKAAVYFNKIQCFCFEEQRLLPGEQIDMPVFFYIDPEFETDPKMNGINNIMLSYTFFKVSEE
- the LOC114190834 gene encoding cytochrome c oxidase assembly protein COX11, mitochondrial isoform X2; its protein translation is MIWSTLSRRTHLLPYLRALQSNSLESRFINANTSFQHNFSCNIRASKFNQELFHPSYRSSAFASQNVGKSCSMPGFRHFSSHASKEKKSQKMLLYLTGLVFAMVGCTYAAVPLYRRFCQATGYGGTVTRRETVEEKIARHDSNNTVSTREIVVQFNADVADGMQWKFIPAQREVRVKPGESALAFYTAENKSSTPITGVSTYNVTPMKAAVYFNKIQCFCFEEQRLLPGEQIDMPVFFYIDPEFETDPKMNGINNIMLSYTFFKVSEE